One Halobacterium zhouii genomic region harbors:
- a CDS encoding HD domain-containing protein, translating into MPATKIKDPVHGYVELDQPLVDEILDTRAFQRLRGVRQLSATNLVYPGANHTRFEHSLGVYHLARTVFENLREQSYFYRDATAAELDDIQRTLECAALLHDVGHPPFSHLGERFLDTEDLRARLDDRGLQAAFHEAGVGDAPLRGASPHELLGCLITLREFSDGLESMGVDPFDVCAHVLGYSLEYERGGRWQHGVAAQILHSPIDVDRLDYITRDNQMTGADVLSFDTARMVDAYTAHPEEGLALSDKALSTIGNYLEGRIAVYMWVTQHHKSVYANVLLGELLEELTGVVDDPPITVDGVLDGHVDDNTLMERLRVAARDNPDSTLAALYDRFRSRRFPETCWKHRIAYADRVDADLDAFGSWLVENDAALEADLAGELGVPEHEVWIERSYVPEYEPQALEDIPIAYGGTTRSVGDWGLYGDRAFDSPIPFVFVPHGTEKNATSTLVEWFHDEH; encoded by the coding sequence GAACTCGACCAGCCCCTCGTCGACGAGATTCTGGACACGCGGGCGTTCCAGCGGCTCCGCGGCGTCCGCCAGCTTTCGGCGACGAATCTCGTCTACCCAGGCGCGAACCACACGCGCTTCGAACACTCCCTGGGCGTCTACCACCTCGCGCGCACCGTCTTCGAGAACCTCCGCGAGCAGTCGTACTTCTACCGGGACGCCACCGCCGCGGAACTCGACGACATCCAGCGAACACTGGAGTGCGCCGCGTTGCTCCACGACGTCGGTCACCCGCCGTTCTCGCACCTCGGGGAGCGCTTCCTCGACACCGAGGACCTCCGCGCGCGCCTTGACGACCGCGGCCTGCAGGCCGCGTTCCACGAGGCAGGCGTCGGCGACGCGCCGCTCCGGGGCGCCAGTCCGCACGAACTGCTGGGCTGTCTGATAACGCTCCGGGAGTTCAGCGACGGCCTCGAGTCGATGGGCGTCGACCCGTTCGACGTCTGCGCACACGTCCTCGGGTACAGCCTCGAGTACGAACGCGGCGGGCGCTGGCAGCACGGCGTCGCCGCCCAGATACTGCACTCCCCCATCGACGTCGACCGCCTCGATTACATCACGCGGGACAACCAGATGACCGGCGCGGACGTGCTGAGTTTCGACACCGCGCGCATGGTCGACGCCTACACCGCCCACCCCGAGGAGGGCCTCGCGCTCTCCGATAAGGCCCTCAGCACTATCGGAAACTACCTCGAGGGCCGCATCGCCGTCTACATGTGGGTGACCCAGCACCACAAGTCCGTCTACGCGAACGTCCTGCTCGGGGAACTCCTCGAGGAACTCACCGGCGTCGTGGACGATCCACCCATCACCGTCGACGGCGTGCTCGACGGCCACGTCGACGACAACACGCTAATGGAGCGACTCCGCGTCGCCGCGCGCGACAACCCCGACTCGACGCTCGCCGCGCTCTACGACCGTTTCCGCTCGCGGCGCTTCCCCGAGACGTGCTGGAAACACCGCATCGCGTACGCCGACCGCGTGGACGCGGATCTCGACGCGTTCGGGTCGTGGCTCGTCGAGAACGACGCCGCTCTCGAGGCCGACCTCGCCGGCGAACTCGGCGTCCCGGAACACGAGGTGTGGATCGAGCGCTCCTACGTCCCCGAGTACGAGCCCCAGGCCCTCGAGGACATCCCCATCGCGTACGGCGGCACCACGCGCTCGGTGGGCGACTGGGGGCTGTACGGCGACCGAGCGTTCGACAGCCCGATTCCGTTCGTCTTCGTGCCCCACGGCACGGAGAAGAACGCCACGAGCACGCTCGTCGAGTGGTTCCACGACGAGCACTGA
- the ncsA gene encoding tRNA 2-thiolation protein NcsA, translated as MDCTKCDREAVMHAAYSGTYLCEAHLFESVERRVRHRVREDDMLPADATPEDPETWVIGLSGGKDSVVLTDIIHETFEEDPRVELVALTIHEGIEGYRDASLDACEELADDRDIPHEVVTYSEEFDVQMDDVAEDDPLDMAPCAYCGVFRRDALARYAEELDADKLLTGHNLDDEAETALMNIFEGNVEQVAKHFDASLGPFDERREKEDMIPRAKPLRDVPEKEVALYAQLRELPVHMAECPHSSEAFRGEIQDLLLSLEEDHPGTRHSIMAGYEELASLAADEYGGDEDEQPVGSCEECGAPTARDRCRKCALLDAVNAV; from the coding sequence ATGGACTGCACCAAGTGCGACCGCGAGGCGGTGATGCACGCGGCGTACTCCGGGACGTACCTCTGTGAGGCGCATCTCTTCGAGAGCGTCGAGCGCCGCGTCCGCCACCGCGTCCGGGAGGACGACATGCTGCCCGCGGACGCCACGCCCGAGGACCCCGAAACGTGGGTCATCGGCCTCTCCGGCGGGAAGGACAGCGTCGTCCTCACCGACATCATCCACGAGACCTTCGAGGAGGACCCGCGCGTCGAACTCGTCGCGCTCACCATCCACGAGGGCATCGAGGGGTACCGGGACGCCAGCCTCGACGCCTGCGAGGAACTCGCAGACGACCGCGACATCCCCCACGAAGTCGTCACGTACTCCGAGGAGTTCGACGTGCAAATGGACGACGTCGCCGAGGACGACCCGCTGGACATGGCGCCCTGCGCGTACTGCGGGGTGTTCCGCCGGGACGCGCTCGCACGGTACGCGGAGGAACTCGACGCGGACAAACTCCTCACCGGCCACAACTTAGACGACGAGGCCGAGACCGCCCTGATGAACATCTTCGAGGGGAACGTCGAGCAGGTCGCCAAGCACTTCGACGCGAGCCTCGGTCCTTTCGACGAGCGCCGCGAGAAGGAGGACATGATTCCGCGCGCGAAACCGCTCCGGGACGTCCCCGAGAAGGAGGTCGCGTTGTACGCCCAGCTCCGGGAGCTACCCGTGCACATGGCCGAATGCCCGCACTCCAGTGAGGCGTTCCGCGGCGAGATCCAGGACCTCCTGTTGAGCCTCGAGGAGGACCACCCCGGAACGCGCCACTCCATCATGGCTGGCTACGAGGAGTTGGCGAGTCTCGCCGCCGACGAGTACGGGGGCGACGAGGACGAACAGCCGGTCGGCTCGTGCGAGGAGTGTGGGGCACCGACCGCAAGAGACAGATGCCGGAAGTGCGCGCTGCTCGATGCCGTAAACGCGGTCTGA
- the ftsZ gene encoding cell division protein FtsZ: protein MQDIVQDALDNAEAEQRDMSDASSDGDEFGEPRIVIVGCGGAGNNTVNRLYNIGVEGADTVAINTDKQHLKMVEADTKILVGKSLTNGLGAGGDPSMGERATEMAQGTIKEVLGDADLVFVTAGMGGGTGTGAAPVVSKIAKEQGAIVVGMVSTPFNVERARTVKAEEGLEKLRDEADSIIVLDNNRLLDYVPNLPIGKAFSVMDQIIAETVKGISETITQPSLINLDYADMTAIMNQGGVAVMLVGETQDKNKTNEVVKDAMNHPLLDVDYRGASGGLVHITGGPDLTLKEAEGIADNITERLDASANVIWGARIQENYKGKVRVMAIMTGVQSAQVLGPSTQKQADKSRQELQDVDSQQATSADADSFGVHSDGGTDEVEQNNGLDVIR, encoded by the coding sequence ATGCAAGATATCGTTCAGGACGCCCTCGACAACGCAGAAGCAGAGCAGCGAGATATGAGCGACGCCTCGTCCGACGGCGACGAGTTCGGGGAACCTCGAATCGTCATCGTCGGCTGTGGCGGTGCCGGCAACAACACGGTCAACCGGCTCTACAACATCGGCGTCGAGGGCGCCGACACGGTCGCCATCAACACCGACAAGCAGCACCTCAAGATGGTCGAGGCCGACACCAAGATCCTCGTCGGCAAGTCCCTGACGAACGGCCTCGGCGCCGGTGGCGACCCCTCGATGGGCGAGCGCGCCACCGAGATGGCCCAGGGCACCATCAAGGAAGTGCTGGGCGACGCGGACCTCGTGTTCGTGACCGCCGGCATGGGTGGCGGTACGGGGACGGGCGCGGCGCCCGTCGTCTCGAAGATCGCCAAAGAGCAGGGCGCAATCGTCGTCGGCATGGTGTCGACGCCGTTCAACGTCGAGCGCGCCCGCACGGTGAAAGCCGAGGAAGGACTGGAGAAGCTCCGCGACGAAGCGGACTCCATCATCGTCCTCGACAACAACCGCCTGCTCGACTACGTGCCCAACCTCCCGATCGGGAAGGCGTTCTCCGTCATGGACCAGATCATCGCGGAGACCGTCAAGGGCATCAGCGAGACCATCACCCAGCCGAGCCTCATCAACCTCGACTACGCCGACATGACCGCCATCATGAACCAGGGCGGCGTCGCGGTGATGCTCGTGGGTGAGACCCAGGACAAGAACAAGACCAACGAGGTCGTGAAGGACGCGATGAACCACCCGCTGCTCGACGTGGACTACCGCGGCGCGAGCGGTGGCCTCGTCCACATCACTGGTGGTCCGGACCTCACGCTCAAAGAGGCCGAGGGCATCGCAGACAACATCACCGAACGCCTGGACGCCAGCGCGAACGTCATCTGGGGCGCGCGCATCCAGGAGAACTACAAGGGCAAGGTCCGCGTCATGGCCATCATGACCGGCGTGCAGTCCGCGCAGGTGCTCGGCCCGAGCACGCAGAAGCAGGCGGACAAGTCCCGCCAGGAACTCCAGGACGTGGATTCCCAGCAGGCGACGAGTGCCGACGCCGACAGCTTCGGGGTTCACTCCGACGGCGGCACGGACGAAGTCGAGCAGAACAACGGCCTCGACGTCATCCGGTAG
- a CDS encoding ribbon-helix-helix domain-containing protein, which translates to MERVTLRIPKQQIEEVEEMVETGKFPNRSEAIRSAVREMIDEQTDQASPNSWAKV; encoded by the coding sequence ATGGAGCGTGTGACACTCCGAATTCCGAAGCAACAGATCGAGGAGGTCGAAGAGATGGTCGAAACGGGAAAGTTCCCGAATCGAAGCGAAGCCATCCGCTCGGCCGTCCGGGAAATGATAGACGAACAGACTGACCAGGCCAGTCCAAACAGCTGGGCGAAGGTGTAA
- a CDS encoding double zinc ribbon domain-containing protein: MSKITFRADSDLVDAVEAMDASKSEVMRDALRAYLERSTAGAHASPLDAVLTGSSDARVDHRFDEEGPSTRDVNVRVMVESSRDQAATGADRPSHQRASSSERHRATNARGEREQTCTQCGNTVAPDHAYCPSCGEKATRRVFCECGDEVRADWAFCPHCGRRTTTGKAFDK; encoded by the coding sequence ATGTCGAAAATCACGTTCCGGGCCGACAGCGATCTCGTGGACGCCGTCGAAGCGATGGACGCGTCCAAGAGCGAGGTGATGCGGGACGCCTTGCGCGCATACCTCGAACGGTCGACGGCAGGCGCACACGCGAGTCCGCTCGACGCCGTCCTCACCGGATCGAGTGACGCGCGAGTCGACCACCGGTTCGACGAGGAAGGACCGTCGACGCGCGACGTAAACGTGCGCGTGATGGTGGAGTCATCACGCGACCAGGCCGCGACTGGCGCGGACAGACCGAGCCACCAACGCGCGTCGTCCAGTGAACGCCACAGGGCGACGAACGCGCGCGGTGAGCGGGAGCAGACGTGCACGCAATGCGGGAACACCGTCGCGCCAGACCACGCGTACTGCCCGAGCTGCGGCGAGAAAGCCACACGTCGAGTGTTCTGTGAGTGCGGCGACGAGGTCCGCGCTGACTGGGCGTTCTGTCCGCACTGCGGGCGACGGACGACCACCGGGAAAGCATTCGACAAGTAA
- a CDS encoding AAA family ATPase, which translates to MVEAFAVASGKGGTGKTTSTLALGMALAEDHDVTVVDADTGMANLLFHAGLADVDVTLHDLLLADSAATVADAVYERFGMRVVPCGTSLADFRAADPVQLRDVMAELAADTDVLLLDSPATLASRSAVLPVVLADRALLVVQPTIPALSDGLKVQEYATSYGTGVAGVLFNKVQDPSNVERVTEQAQRYFEGPTLATVPDSDAARDARRAGEPLLSYAPESDAAEAYRRAAAAIDVRETDADQVAERFRSAVVPDQP; encoded by the coding sequence ATGGTTGAGGCGTTCGCGGTCGCCAGCGGCAAGGGCGGCACCGGAAAGACGACGAGTACGCTCGCGCTCGGGATGGCGCTCGCCGAGGACCACGACGTGACGGTGGTCGACGCGGACACCGGGATGGCGAATCTGCTGTTCCACGCGGGCCTCGCGGACGTGGACGTGACGCTCCACGACCTCCTGCTCGCCGACTCGGCGGCTACGGTCGCGGACGCCGTGTACGAGCGCTTCGGGATGCGCGTGGTGCCCTGTGGGACGAGTCTCGCGGACTTTCGCGCTGCCGACCCGGTGCAGCTTCGAGACGTGATGGCCGAACTCGCGGCGGACACGGACGTCCTGTTGCTCGACTCACCGGCGACGCTCGCGAGTCGTAGCGCGGTGCTCCCGGTGGTGCTTGCCGACCGCGCACTGCTCGTCGTGCAGCCGACGATTCCTGCGCTCTCGGACGGCCTGAAGGTACAGGAGTACGCGACGTCGTACGGGACGGGTGTGGCTGGCGTTCTGTTCAACAAGGTTCAGGACCCGTCGAACGTCGAGCGCGTGACCGAACAGGCCCAGCGCTACTTCGAGGGGCCGACGCTCGCCACGGTGCCGGATTCGGACGCCGCCCGCGACGCCCGGCGCGCGGGAGAACCGCTGTTGTCCTACGCGCCGGAGAGCGACGCTGCCGAGGCGTACCGACGAGCGGCGGCCGCGATCGACGTGCGTGAGACCGACGCTGACCAGGTGGCCGAGCGCTTCCGGAGCGCGGTCGTCCCCGACCAGCCATGA
- a CDS encoding NAD(P)/FAD-dependent oxidoreductase, translated as MPDVAVVGGGPAGLSAALFTAKNGLDTTVFDTGETWMSMAHLFNYLGIRSISGEEFMNVARGQATDRGVTINDDEAVTGVEVDSDGFAVTTADGEYEADYVVLATGDNTDLAADLGCAFTDEDVVDVAVTMETSVEDAYATGAMVRTGEYEAIISAGDGGAAALNVLSKEEGEHFHDFDTPEDVPTL; from the coding sequence ATGCCAGACGTAGCAGTCGTCGGCGGCGGTCCCGCCGGCCTGAGTGCCGCACTGTTTACGGCGAAGAACGGCCTCGACACCACGGTCTTCGACACGGGCGAGACGTGGATGTCGATGGCCCACCTGTTCAACTACCTCGGCATCCGGAGCATCAGCGGCGAGGAGTTCATGAACGTCGCACGCGGGCAGGCTACTGACCGCGGTGTCACCATCAACGACGACGAGGCCGTGACGGGCGTCGAGGTAGACAGTGATGGGTTTGCGGTCACAACCGCGGACGGCGAGTACGAGGCGGATTACGTCGTGCTCGCGACGGGCGACAACACGGACCTGGCGGCGGACCTCGGCTGTGCGTTCACCGACGAGGACGTCGTCGACGTGGCCGTGACCATGGAGACCAGCGTCGAGGACGCCTATGCAACCGGAGCGATGGTGCGGACGGGCGAGTACGAGGCCATCATCTCGGCGGGCGACGGCGGTGCTGCTGCGCTGAACGTCCTCTCGAAGGAGGAGGGCGAGCACTTCCACGACTTCGACACGCCCGAGGACGTGCCGACGCTGTAA
- a CDS encoding DUF7261 family protein: MNLFDVNAGERGQLVLVAAALAALALVPVVAAYLQFGYAPAVADTDVDHESRTVRVLQRIVDDAAEVGTGTPWGEREAAVEDVRQSLAPRIRQLETSRLNDNVVVNVTYDEALAASVDCPGGRGHAFGDCENRGGVVVQNRTGETVVVAVAFHVRVTTPGGVARFGRVVRPA; this comes from the coding sequence GTGAACCTGTTCGACGTAAACGCCGGCGAGCGCGGCCAACTCGTGCTCGTCGCCGCCGCTCTCGCGGCGCTCGCACTGGTCCCGGTCGTCGCGGCGTACCTCCAGTTCGGCTACGCGCCCGCGGTCGCCGACACCGACGTCGACCACGAGTCCCGCACGGTGCGAGTGCTACAGCGGATCGTCGACGACGCGGCGGAGGTTGGAACCGGGACTCCGTGGGGCGAGCGCGAGGCGGCCGTCGAGGACGTTCGACAGTCACTCGCTCCGCGGATTCGCCAACTCGAGACATCCCGGCTGAACGACAACGTCGTCGTAAACGTCACGTACGACGAGGCGCTCGCCGCGTCCGTCGACTGCCCAGGCGGACGGGGGCACGCGTTCGGCGACTGCGAGAACCGCGGCGGCGTCGTCGTCCAGAACCGGACCGGCGAGACGGTCGTGGTCGCCGTGGCGTTCCACGTCCGCGTGACGACACCCGGGGGCGTGGCCCGGTTCGGTCGAGTGGTTCGACCGGCGTGA
- a CDS encoding DUF7262 family protein, with the protein MRSRGQVSLTVVEAGVGVLFVVAVASAFAFGAPGTGVTRNAQLDAYASDAATVLANEPPRHDGATRLAEVAAPNDEFDRGERDALERRVDRILPDNLLFRVSTPNGAVGHVRPSNARVGVARVPTGYGVVTIWVWYA; encoded by the coding sequence ATGCGTAGCCGCGGGCAGGTCTCGCTGACCGTCGTGGAGGCGGGCGTCGGAGTGCTGTTCGTCGTCGCCGTCGCGAGTGCGTTCGCGTTCGGCGCACCCGGAACCGGCGTGACGAGGAACGCACAACTCGACGCGTACGCGAGCGACGCCGCCACCGTGCTGGCGAACGAACCGCCGCGGCACGACGGCGCGACGCGACTCGCGGAGGTCGCGGCCCCGAACGACGAGTTCGACCGCGGTGAACGGGACGCCCTCGAGCGCCGCGTCGACCGGATTCTCCCGGACAATCTCCTGTTTCGGGTGTCGACGCCGAACGGCGCCGTCGGGCACGTCCGGCCGTCGAACGCGCGCGTCGGCGTCGCTCGCGTTCCGACCGGGTACGGCGTCGTCACAATCTGGGTGTGGTACGCGTGA
- a CDS encoding DUF7263 family protein — protein sequence MSRARAGGARSTRGQANLPALAVALLLVGGSVGVAVGLAGSAFASANTDPEDARLAASIADRLVAADGPFSVRANVLSKAATQNASADWLPADADARVTLDGRTVVSRGDPVGGATMRRIVLVAEPTTRRFEPTMEGPDVATLPRRATSATLALDPPAGVTITTVRADDRVVLHDPNGLDGAYDVALARYDTVRFQFDASSDLPAGSVEIAYRVETTTKAVLAVTVDA from the coding sequence GTGAGCCGAGCGCGTGCCGGTGGTGCCCGTTCGACGCGCGGCCAGGCGAACCTGCCCGCGCTCGCCGTCGCGCTCCTGCTCGTCGGCGGTAGCGTCGGCGTTGCCGTCGGGCTCGCGGGCAGCGCGTTCGCGAGCGCGAACACGGACCCGGAGGACGCGCGTCTCGCGGCGAGCATCGCGGACCGACTCGTCGCCGCAGATGGGCCGTTCTCCGTACGCGCGAACGTGCTGTCGAAGGCCGCGACGCAGAACGCTAGCGCGGACTGGCTCCCCGCCGACGCCGACGCCCGCGTCACGCTCGACGGGCGGACGGTCGTCTCGCGGGGCGACCCAGTGGGAGGGGCGACGATGCGTCGGATCGTGCTCGTCGCCGAACCCACAACTCGGCGGTTCGAGCCGACGATGGAGGGACCGGACGTGGCAACGCTCCCGCGGCGCGCGACGAGCGCCACGCTCGCGCTCGACCCGCCGGCCGGCGTCACCATCACCACCGTTCGGGCAGACGACCGCGTCGTACTACACGACCCGAACGGACTGGACGGCGCGTACGACGTGGCGCTCGCGCGCTACGACACCGTCAGGTTCCAGTTCGACGCGAGCAGCGACCTTCCCGCGGGGAGCGTGGAGATCGCGTACCGCGTGGAAACCACGACCAAGGCCGTCCTGGCGGTGACCGTCGATGCGTAG
- a CDS encoding DUF7266 family protein, which translates to MTSRAVVPSVGKALEAGIVVLFIALLTTALYGGVVPDARSAAADEVGERTLQHAANSIESAVPAVGRSVSVERRVDLPETIHNRGYEIAANGSSLVLTHAHSRVGGETPLVLPDRVRDVRGNWTDDDAVVRVRPHPDGGVVVVLAEGSA; encoded by the coding sequence GTGACCTCACGGGCCGTCGTTCCATCCGTCGGCAAGGCACTCGAGGCCGGCATCGTCGTGCTGTTCATCGCGCTGCTCACGACGGCGCTGTACGGCGGCGTCGTGCCGGACGCGCGCTCCGCCGCCGCCGACGAGGTCGGCGAGCGCACGCTCCAGCACGCCGCCAACAGCATAGAGTCCGCGGTGCCGGCGGTCGGCAGGAGCGTTTCTGTCGAGCGCCGCGTCGACCTGCCCGAGACGATCCACAACCGAGGGTACGAGATAGCCGCGAACGGGTCGTCGCTCGTGTTGACCCACGCCCACTCCCGCGTGGGCGGCGAGACACCGCTGGTGCTCCCGGACCGCGTTCGGGACGTGCGCGGGAACTGGACCGACGACGACGCGGTCGTCCGAGTGCGGCCACACCCAGACGGTGGCGTCGTCGTCGTGCTCGCGGAGGGATCGGCGTGA
- a CDS encoding DUF7289 family protein, producing MNSRSVTTPDCTTTTRAQSNVVGVALLLGITVVALGTLTASVGTVVDQHAAATDSRRVAADLDEALRPVETTGVRRGTVAFSSGDLELVDRDVHVLNSSGIVERIDANALRFTAGSRGATFLAGSVLVHGNGWSRTRTRMPVTADADVLVVSVPVLRGSVSRSASGGAVYTLRSNVTHERQHLERESYRVAIETTHPAAWKRQFERTNATIDQRDVDGDGISSVVVHFEGSRTAYLVVHEMEVSLS from the coding sequence ATGAACAGTCGCAGTGTGACCACACCCGACTGCACGACGACCACTCGCGCCCAGTCGAACGTCGTCGGCGTGGCGCTCCTGCTCGGTATCACCGTCGTCGCGCTCGGCACGCTCACTGCGAGCGTCGGCACCGTCGTCGATCAGCACGCCGCAGCCACCGACTCGCGGCGGGTCGCGGCCGACCTGGACGAGGCGCTGCGCCCGGTCGAAACCACGGGCGTCCGTCGCGGAACGGTGGCCTTCTCGAGCGGCGACCTGGAACTGGTCGACCGGGACGTCCACGTGTTGAACAGCAGTGGCATCGTCGAACGCATCGACGCGAACGCGCTCCGGTTCACCGCGGGCAGTCGCGGCGCGACGTTCCTCGCGGGGAGCGTGCTCGTTCACGGAAACGGCTGGTCGCGGACCCGCACCCGGATGCCCGTCACCGCCGACGCGGACGTGCTCGTCGTGAGCGTTCCCGTGCTCCGCGGTAGTGTTTCGCGTTCGGCCTCCGGTGGTGCCGTGTACACACTCCGATCGAACGTCACCCACGAGCGCCAGCACCTGGAGCGTGAGAGCTACCGCGTCGCCATCGAGACCACGCATCCGGCCGCCTGGAAGCGCCAGTTCGAGCGCACGAACGCGACCATCGACCAGCGAGATGTCGACGGCGACGGCATCTCGAGCGTGGTCGTCCACTTCGAGGGGTCGCGCACCGCGTACCTCGTCGTCCACGAGATGGAGGTGTCCCTGTCGTGA
- a CDS encoding type II secretion system F family protein, whose product MTATLGVLDSALYALFARQADRSRHDADRKRYRASHLDVSFDVFLARVYAASWLGFVAAATLSTGAVLLIGVRAPASVVGVSPLPPTATTALLTGVPLGLLAKHATVRASGRYLGWRARSRRSDIQSTLPGAVRYLSVLASGTTDERELLGRVAARPEAYGETAVAFRDVLNTAELTGSVDRGLRVVARDTPSRELLAPFLLKLREHAAQGPDAVAQYLELESRMLANRRDRTREQAAGFLELVAELFIVLLVLPALLVIVATVLSVLAPGLGRTIATPLGPVTVRELLVFGSGGFVLVVGALAAWLVESMRPRGFAWNGHERSQGLDVLRNAARNPADAAIVLALPAIAAGGLLWDAGLRPSNVALLAYVVFAVPVGLVGVRRARLDDAKDREIQDFVHAVSGHVSLGRPFGDAVERVARDVDLGPLAPDVENLAFNLGVTTREDDVRASALRSFVDRVDTPLAAQTVGLVSGALDAGSDADAAFEALQAEVGRLYHEKRALRSRLLVYVAVGWTTAVLVVGITIAVNVAVLDSLAQLSAVSNTASASGLSINPGAVDLERDRYRFYLVTQATMLACGWFAGAASRGRYDALLHSGLLVAFAYAVFAGVGML is encoded by the coding sequence GTGACGGCGACGCTGGGCGTTCTCGACAGCGCGCTGTACGCGCTGTTCGCGCGGCAGGCCGACCGCTCGCGCCACGATGCCGACCGCAAGCGATACCGCGCGAGCCACCTCGACGTGAGCTTCGACGTGTTCCTCGCGCGCGTCTACGCCGCGTCGTGGCTCGGCTTCGTCGCCGCCGCCACACTCAGCACCGGCGCAGTGTTGCTCATCGGGGTGCGAGCGCCCGCGAGCGTCGTCGGCGTCTCCCCGCTTCCACCGACAGCGACCACTGCACTCCTCACGGGCGTTCCGCTCGGCCTGCTCGCCAAACACGCGACCGTCCGCGCCAGCGGTCGCTACCTCGGCTGGCGCGCCCGCAGTCGGCGCTCGGACATCCAGAGCACGCTCCCCGGCGCGGTCCGGTATCTCTCCGTGCTCGCGTCCGGCACCACCGACGAGCGCGAACTGCTCGGGCGCGTCGCCGCCCGACCCGAGGCCTACGGCGAGACGGCGGTGGCGTTCCGGGATGTGCTCAACACCGCCGAACTCACAGGGAGCGTCGACCGCGGACTGCGCGTCGTCGCCCGCGACACGCCCAGCCGAGAATTGCTCGCGCCGTTCCTCCTGAAGTTGCGCGAGCACGCCGCCCAGGGCCCCGACGCCGTCGCACAGTATCTCGAACTCGAATCTCGGATGCTGGCGAACCGCCGCGACCGCACCCGCGAGCAGGCCGCCGGCTTCCTCGAACTCGTCGCGGAACTGTTCATCGTCCTGCTCGTGCTCCCCGCACTGCTCGTCATCGTCGCCACCGTGTTGAGCGTGCTCGCACCGGGGCTCGGCCGCACAATCGCGACGCCGCTCGGTCCGGTCACGGTGCGCGAACTGCTCGTGTTCGGGAGCGGCGGGTTCGTGCTCGTCGTCGGCGCGCTCGCCGCGTGGCTCGTGGAGTCGATGCGCCCGCGCGGGTTCGCCTGGAACGGACACGAGCGCTCGCAGGGACTCGACGTGCTACGGAACGCCGCGCGGAACCCGGCGGACGCCGCAATCGTCCTCGCGCTGCCGGCCATCGCCGCCGGTGGACTGCTGTGGGATGCCGGCCTCCGGCCCTCGAACGTCGCCCTGCTCGCGTACGTTGTGTTCGCCGTCCCGGTGGGACTCGTCGGCGTCCGTCGCGCGCGCCTCGACGACGCGAAGGACCGCGAGATACAGGATTTCGTCCACGCCGTCTCCGGGCACGTCAGCCTCGGCCGTCCGTTCGGCGACGCCGTCGAGCGCGTCGCGCGAGACGTCGACCTCGGCCCGCTCGCGCCCGACGTGGAGAATCTGGCGTTCAACCTCGGCGTCACCACCCGCGAGGACGACGTGCGCGCCTCCGCGCTCCGGTCGTTCGTCGACCGGGTCGACACGCCGCTTGCCGCCCAGACCGTCGGCCTCGTCTCCGGCGCGCTCGACGCCGGCAGCGACGCCGACGCCGCCTTCGAGGCGCTACAGGCGGAGGTCGGCCGCCTCTACCACGAGAAGCGCGCGCTCCGCTCCCGGTTGCTCGTCTACGTCGCCGTCGGGTGGACGACCGCGGTGCTCGTCGTCGGCATCACCATCGCCGTCAACGTCGCCGTGCTCGACAGTTTGGCGCAGCTCTCGGCGGTGTCGAACACCGCGAGTGCGAGCGGCCTCTCCATCAACCCGGGCGCCGTGGACCTCGAACGCGACCGGTACCGGTTCTACCTGGTGACGCAGGCGACGATGCTGGCCTGCGGGTGGTTCGCGGGCGCGGCGAGTCGCGGACGCTACGACGCGCTGCTCCACTCCGGACTGCTCGTCGCGTTCGCGTACGCCGTCTTCGCGGGGGTGGGGATGCTATGA